The nucleotide window AATCAAGCAAACACTTCTATTTGTCGTGGTTTGTATTTTGCAGCTACTTCTGCAATCAATTTTATATGGTCTGGAGTGGTGCCACAACAGCCTCCAATAATATTCAGTAAATTTTCCTTTAAATAATTTTCGACCAATTCCTGCATTTCTTTTGGCGACTGGTCATATTCACCAAATGCATTTGGCAAACCTGCATTAGGATGTGCAGAGGTAAAAAAATCTGTTTTCCTAGACAATCGCTGTAAATACGGTTGAAGTTGCTCAGCTCCTAATGCACAATTAAAACCAATACTCAACAAAGGAATATGAGACATAGAGGTGATAAAGGCTTCCACCGTCTGACCGGATAAGGTTCTACCAGAAGCATCCGTAATCGTACCGGATACCATAATGGGGACCTTAATATGTCGTTCTTCACAAACCTCATCGATGGCAAACAAAGCAGCCTTGGCATTGAGCGTATCGAAAATTGTTTCAACCAGTAGAATATCCACACCACCATCTATCAAAGCTTCTACCTGTTCTTTATAGGCAACTCTTAAATCATCAAAAGTAATGGCACGATATTCGGGACGGTTAACATCAGGAGACATGCTTGCAGTACGGTTTGTTGGACCAATACTTCCTGCCACAAAACGAGGTTTATCAGGAGTTAATTCTGAATATTTAAAAGCTGCAGCTTTAGCAATTTTGGCCGATTCGAAATTTAATTCATATACCAAATCCTCCATATGATAATCTGCCATTCCAATAGTTGTACCAGAAAATGTATTGGTTTCGATGATATCTGCACCAGCTTCCAGGTATTTTTCGTGTACATCTTGAATAGCCTTAGGCTGAGTTAAAGACAATAAATCATTATTACCCTTTAATGGATATTGAAAATCCTTAAACCGTTGGCCACGAAAATCTGCTTCAGTAAACTTATATCGCTGTAACATGGTACCCATAGCGCCATCTAACACCAATATTCTTTGTTTCAAAGCTTCTGTAATGGTTGACATACCTTTAATTTATTACATATGTCATCAAGAAAGAGAGGAAAGATTTCTCAAGTTATCTTTCTAACCGAGGTCAGTAGAATTTAGCACCTTCTTTAACAACTAAAGGGTTGCTAAGGCTTCAACGGGTCTATTCCCTCAGCCTTTCATGATAACATACAGTTTGTGTTTGAACTTTGGTTGTGCAAAGAAAACAATAATTTGCAAAACCACCTCAGTAAAATATTAATTTATCCAAAAAGAGAAGAAGACAGGTAGCGGTCTCCCCTATCACAAATAATTGCAACAACTATCCCTTC belongs to Aegicerativicinus sediminis and includes:
- a CDS encoding homocysteine S-methyltransferase family protein — translated: MSTITEALKQRILVLDGAMGTMLQRYKFTEADFRGQRFKDFQYPLKGNNDLLSLTQPKAIQDVHEKYLEAGADIIETNTFSGTTIGMADYHMEDLVYELNFESAKIAKAAAFKYSELTPDKPRFVAGSIGPTNRTASMSPDVNRPEYRAITFDDLRVAYKEQVEALIDGGVDILLVETIFDTLNAKAALFAIDEVCEERHIKVPIMVSGTITDASGRTLSGQTVEAFITSMSHIPLLSIGFNCALGAEQLQPYLQRLSRKTDFFTSAHPNAGLPNAFGEYDQSPKEMQELVENYLKENLLNIIGGCCGTTPDHIKLIAEVAAKYKPRQIEVFA